DNA from Bacillus carboniphilus:
TTCCCATCCCGAACACGGAAGTTAAGCTTCTCAGCGCCGATGGTAGTTGGGGGCTGTCCCCCTGTGAGAGTAGGACGTTGCCAGGTAAAGTGAAGCAACCTAATGGATTAGGTTGCTTTTTTGTATGGGTGATAGGGACATGTAGGAGAACTTTTCAGGATAGAGCATGTATTATTTCTGATAGAGGGCTAAACTTTTTTCGATAGCAGCCGAAAAGATAACCGGCTCTTGGTTAAAATTTAAATAAAAGCCGGTTACCAAGTACTTTATTTATTAAGATCCGGCTAAAGAAGAGCTACGGGTGTACGAATGGAGTACACCCGTAGCCTGAGTTCTGAAAAGAGTAGCCTGAGTTCTGAAAAGAGTAGCCTGAGTTCTGAAAAGAGTAGCCTGAGTTCTGAAAAGAGTAGCCTGAGTTCTGAAAAGAGTAGCCTGAGTTCTGAAAAGAGTAGCCTGAGTTCTGAAAAGAGTAGCCTGAGTTCTGAAAAGAGTAGCCTGAGTTCTGAAAAAGACTACATAATGAAAAAAATAAAAACCGGCCCAAAGTTGAAATGGCCGGTTCATGTAATAAAAATGCGAAGAGTTCCCTAAAAGATATTATTGATTTCTCATACCAATGCCGGTAATCCCAAGTATAATGGTGAACAAGGGGCTTAACAAGCAAAAGAATGTATACGGTAAATATTCTAAAGTCGGAACTCCCAGTACCCCAGTTAAGAATACTCCACACACACTCCACGGGACAAGAGGATTTACTACTGTACCTGCGTCTTCGAGAGATCTTGAAAGATGCTTTCTATCAATTCCTTTTTGATCATATGAATCGGCAAAGGCTTCCCCTGTTAAAAGAATGGAAAGGTATTGTTCTCCTACTAAAAGGTTTACTCCAAATGCACATGAAACTGAGGTCAAAATAGTAGATGCTCGTGACTTGAACCAATTTTTAATACCATGAAGCACGCTCTGAATGATTCCGAGGGTGAATAAGAGCCCACCTAATCCTAGAGCTAAGATTACGAGGGAAATGGTGAACATCATACTGTCAATCCCACCTCGAGTTAATAGATGATCGATTGTTTCTAAACCTGTATTTGACACATATCCATTGAATAGAATAGTAAAAATTTCTCCCATTCCTAGTGGTAAATGAATGAAACTAATAAGCAAGCCAGTAATGGAACTTACTGCAAGTGTAGCTAAGGCATTAACCTTTAACATGGCTAGTACAATAAGTAATAGAATGGGTAATAAACTATAGAAGTGTACTAAGTTTGTCTCTTCTAAACTACTCTGAAATTTATGGATTGCTGATAAATCAATTTGCTGACTTTCTGGAGAAAGAAAGGCCAAAACGATAGTAGTCAGGACAAATGCTGGTATTGTTGTCCAAGCCATATTTTTGATGTGTTCAAAAATATCCACATGTACAATGCTAGATGCTAAGTTCGTTGTATCTGATAAGGGAGACATCTTGTCTCCAAAGAAGGCACCTGAAATAATGGCTCCTGCTGTAATAGGTAATGAAGCATCAGTCGACCCAGCAATACCGATGAAAGCAATGCCTAAGGTTCCCGCTGTTGTAAAAGCACTTCCTATTGAAACACCTACGATGGCGCAAATGATAAAAACCATAGAATAAAAAAAGTCTGCTGTCGCTAATTCAAAGCCATAGTACATTATGGTTGGAATTGTTCCACTAATCATCCAGCTACTAATTAGAACGCCTATCATAAAAAATAGAAAAATCGCACCTAGTCCGGTCTGGGCACCTTTTATGACACCTTGTTCCATTTGTTTAAATGGAACTTTTTTTACCAGTCCATAGAGGAAAAGGAAAATAAGTGCAGAAATAATAGGTATGTGTGGTACTGTTTCAAGAAATATGATACTAGTACTCATTACACCTAAAGAAATTATTAGTATACAAATTCCTTCTATAAATGAAGGTGATATTACATTTTTAGTGTGAATCATGTTGTTCCCCCCAAAATAAAAAGAGCCCTGTTTCATATAGGGACGGAGAATACTCCGTGGTACCACCCTATTTGATGAAACAACGCTCATCCACTTAAAATTATGCCTTCGTAAAACAAGTAATGTATTTCGTGAAAAGTATGGCCTAGGTTTTCAGCATCCACCTAGTCTCTTGTGGCTGCACACACTTTCCCTACTGAGTTACTTTGAAGTAGATCCCTTATTTACTTTTTTACTTAAACGCTTTTATGCAATAAAGCGACAAGCGTTATTACTATAATAATGGGGTCGTTAAAATATGTCAACACAATTAACAATGGAAACTTATGTATCGAACCTAACAAGCATTTTTTAAAATAAATGTTAGATAAATTGCAAGTCTATCGATACTCAAACAGGGATAGAATAGATGTATATAAATTGCATCGAGAAGATTTTTTGTTGTATAATGAATGTCAAAGATAGTCAAAGTCAATATACTATAGGGTAGGAGGGGGCATGGTGAAAAATATATCTGACATCATCGAAGAGTACTTAAAGAAAGTTCTTGAATTAAGTAACCACGATGTTGTGGAAGTAAAGCGTAGCGAAATTGCAGATAAATTTCAATGTGTACCTTCACAAATCAATTATGTTATTAACACTCGATTTACTATTGAAAGAGGATATTTAGTTGAAAGTAAGCGTGGTGGTGGAGGGTTTATTCGAATTATGAAAGTAACTCATCAAGCACACGCACAGCTAATTGATCACCTCATGTCTCATTTACAATCAAAAATCAGTCAAGCAACGGCGATAGATGTCATTCAAAGACTATTAAATGAACGGGTTATAACTGAACAAGAAGCCAAAATTATGGTTAGTGTGATGGATCGCTCTGTTCTTCATATTCAACTACCTGAAAGGGATGAATTAAGAGCAAGGATTCTAAGAGCCATGTTAACGACATTGAAGTATAAATAATGGTGGAAAGTGAGAGGGAGCTATATGTTATGTCAAGAATGCCATCAACGTCCAGCCACTTTACATTTAACAAAGATTATTAACGGAGAAAAGACGGAAGTCCACCTTTGTGAACATTGTGCTCAAGATAAGGGCGATATGATGATGTTTCAAGGAGGACCTGGTTTTTCAGTCCATCATTTATTAGCAGGTATGTTAAGTGGTGAGAGTGGATTCCCGAAATCTAACAAGCAGCATTTCGACCAACCGCATGGTCTAAAATGTGATCATTGTGGGTTAACCTACCGTAAGTTTTCCGCTATAGGAAAATTTGGGTGTGCTCATTGCTATGAGAGTTTTAAAGATTCTCTTCAACCTGTTTTAAGAAGGTTACATGGAGGGAATACCGTTCATAGCGGAAAAATACCACAAAGAGCTGGTGGTACAATCCACACGAAAAAGAAGCTTCAAGAATTAAAAAATCATTTAAAGGACCTTATTGGTCAAGAGGAGTTTGAGAAGGCTGCACAAGTTCGAGATGAAATTCGTGCCTTAGAAAAGGAAATTAATTCTGCTTCTAAGGGAGGGGAAGAATAGATGTCTTTAGAGAAGTTTTTAAATCAAGTTGTGAGCTCGTGGATGAGTGAAGAGGGTCCACATTCAAGTTTTGTTTTAAGTAGTAGAATTAGGCTCGCGAGAAACCTGAAAAACCATGTTTTCCCTATTATTCTTTCCAATGAAGAGGCGAAAAGTCTTGTTCAAGAATTAGAACAAAAAATCTTACAATCTAATAAGGCTCCTTTACCATTAGAGCTTTTACGAATGGATAATCTTCAACCACTCCAAAAAAGAGTTTTAGTTGAAAAGCATTTAATTAGCCCCAATTTAGCAGAGGATTCAGCACATGGTGCGTGTCTTCTTTCTGAAAATGAGGAAGTAAGCATAATGATTAATGAGGAAGACCATATCCGCATACAATGTTTATTCCCAGGGCTACAACTCCAACAATCGTTGCAACTAGCCAATACATTAGATAACTGGTTAGAGGAAAAGTTAGACTATGCATTTGATGAAGAAAAGGGATACTTAACAAGCTGTCCTACAAATGTTGGAACAGGTCTAAGAGCATCCGTTATGATGCATCTTCCAGGGCTTGTGCTGACGCAACAAATGAACCGATTGATTCCCGCTATTAGCCAACTTGGGTTAGTGGTTCGAGGGATATATGGAGAAGGTAGTGAAGCTTTGGGTAATATTTTTCAAATTTCAAACCAAATTACCCTTGGTAAGTCAGAAGAAGATATTGTGGAAGATTTAACTACGGTAGTAACACAGCTTATTGAGCAAGAACGATCTAGTAGAGAAGCACTTGCTAATCAATCTGGCATACAATTAGAAGACAGAATCTTTCGTTCATATGGAACTTTGACGCACAGTAGAATTATTGAATCAAAAGAAGCTGCTAAATGTCTTTCTGATCTAAGACTTGGAATTGATATGGGGTATATAAAGGATGTAAGCCGCAATATACTGAATGAGCTAATGATTATTACGCAACCAGGATTTTTACAACAATATGCTGGAGGCCCGCTAAGACCTCATGAGAGAGATGTGAAGAGGGCTGCCTTAATTAGAGAGCGACTTAAACTAGAATCTAAAGGGTAGGAGGTAACACAAATGATGTTTGGACGATTTACAGAAAGAGCACAAAAAGTATTAGCGTTATCTCAAGAAGAAGCTATGAGACTAGGCCATAGTAATATTGGGACAGAACATGTACTTTTAGGTCTTGTTCGTGAAGGAGAAGGTATTGCAGCAAAAGCACTGTATGGCTTAGGCTTAAGTCCTGACAAGATTCAAAAAGAAGTGGAAAACTTAATTGGTCGAGGTAAAGACCAATCTCAAAATATACATTACACACCGAGGGCGAAGAAAGTTATTGAGCTATCAATGGACGAAGCAAGAAAATTGGGGCACTCATACGTTGGAACGGAACATATTCTTCTCGGCTTAATTCGCGAAGGAGAAGGTGTGGCTGCAAGAGTTCTAAATAACCTAGGGGTCAGTCTAAATAAGGCTAGGCAGCAGGTCCTTCAACTTCTTGGTAGTAATGAAGCAAGTGGTCACCAAGGGTCTTCTCATTCAAGCGCAAATACGCCAACATTAGATAGCCTTGCAAGAGATTTAACTGCAATTGCAAGAGAGGGCAGTTTAGATCCTGTAATTGGTAGAGGTAAAGAGATTCAACGAGTGATTGAAGTACTTAGTAGAAGAACAAAAAATAATCCAGTACTTATCGGAGAGCCTGGTGTCGGTAAAACAGCCATTGCAGAAGGGTTAGCCCAGCAAATCGTACAAAACGAAGTGCCGGAGATTCTACGGGATAAACGTGTTATGACATTAGATATGGGTACTGTAGTAGCTGGAACAAAATATCGGGGAGAATTTGAAGACCGGTTAAAGAAGGTTATGGATGAAATCCGTCAAGCCGGGAATATTATTCTCTTCATTGATGAGCTGCATACGTTAATTGGAGCGGGTGGAGCAGAAGGTGCCATTGATGCTTCGAATATCTTAAAGCCATCTCTAGCTCGTGGGGAACTCCAGTGTATTGGTGCAACGACCTTAGATGAGTATAGAAAATATATCGAGAAGGATGCTGCATTAGAGCGTCGTTTCCAACCTATAACAGTAGATGAACCTTCTGTAGATGAGTCCGTTCAAATTCTTGAAGGGTTACGTGATCGATATGAGGCTCACCACCGTGTGTCTATTACCGATGAAGCCATCTCAGCAGCAGTAAAGCTATCAGACCGCTATATTTCAGACCGTTTCTTACCAGATAAGGCGATTGATTTAATAGATGAAGCTGGTTCAAAAGTAAGGTTGCGCTCTTTTACAACTCCTCCAAATCTTAAAGAGCTGGAATTAAAACTTGAAGAAGTTCGAAAAGAAAAGGATGCTGCCGTTCAAAGCCAGGAATTTGAAAAAGCTGCTTCATTAAGAGATTCTGAGCAACGTTTACGTGAGCAGCTAGAAGAAACAAAAAAAGCATGGAAAGAAAAACAGGGGCAGGAAAATAATGAGGTAACAGTTGAAGATATAGCAGCTGTTGTTTCTAGCTGGACAGGAATTCCGGTTTCAAAACTAGCTCAAACCGAATCAGATAAATTGTTAAATCTAGAGGGCATCTTGCACTCTCGTGTAATAGGTCAAGATGAGGCAGTAAAAGCTGTTTCTAAAGCGGTACGCCGTGCAAGAGCTGGGTTAAAAGACCCAAAAAGACCTATTGGTTCCTTTATTTTCTTAGGTCCAACAGGTGTTGGTAAAACAGAGCTTGCTAGAGCCCTTGCAGAGGCAATGTTTGGTGATGAGGATGCTATGATTCGGATTGATATGTCTGAGTTCATGGAGAAACATTCAACTTCCAGACTTGTAGGATCACCTCCTGGTTATGTTGGATATGATGAAGGGGGACAATTAACAGAAAAGGTTCGAAGAAAGCCATATTCTGTTATTCTTTTAGATGAAATCGAAAAGGCTCACCCTGATGTTTTCAATATTCTCTTACAAGTTTTAGAGGATGGACGATTAACGGATTCTAAAGGTAGAACAGTTGACTTTAGAAATACAGTTTTAATTATGACATCTAACGTAGGTGCTGAGGCATTAAGACGCAATAAATATGTTGGCTTTAGTGTTCAAGACGGAGAACAAGACTACAAAGATATGAAAGGGAAAGTAATGGAAGAGCTTAAGAAAGCATTCCGCCCTGAATTTATAAACCGTATTGATGAAACGATTGTTTTCCACGCGCTTGAAAAGCCACACCTTACTGAGATTGTAAGTCTAATGTCTAGCCAATTAACAACTCGCTTGAAGGAACAAGACATTTTACTTGAGTTAACTGATGCAGCGAAGGCTAAAATTGCTGAAGAAGGCTACGATCCAGAGTATGGTGCTAGACCACTGAGAAGAGCTATTCAGAAGCATATAGAAGATCGCTTATCTGAAGAGCTGTTAAAAGGCCAAGTATTAACTGGACATAAGGTTATTGTTGATGTCCAAGATGGGGAATTTAAAGTAATATCTCAATAAAATAAATAAAAACATACAAAAGGAAGGTACTCATGCTGCCTTCCTTTTGTGTATAGCTTGAATAAGCTTGTACATTTTACATGATACAATCAAAACATCTTGTACAACTTGCATAAAATTTTACATTTATCTGTATGGTGTAGAGAGGAGAAAAATTTTTTGAGTAAAGTAAAAACAAAGTTCGTATGTCAAGAATGTGGATACGAATCTCCTAAATGGATGGGGAAATGCCCTGGTTGTCATCAATGGAATACTCTGCAGGAAGAGAAACAAAAGAAAACGAGGTTAGGGAGTAGCGGTGCCTTTCAACATACATCCCAATCTATGTCAAAGGCTGTTCCGTTAAAGGATATTGAAAGTATAGAGGAACCTCGGATTTTGACGGGGATGAAAGAACTGGATCGTGTATTAGGTGGCGGAATTGTTCCGGGATCACTGGTTTTAATTGGTGGAGATCCGGGTATTGGTAAATCAACCCTATTGCTTCAGGTTTCAGCTTTACTAGTACATAGAAATCAAGGTGTCCTTTATGTTTCAGGTGAGGAGTCAACAAAACAAACGAAATTAAGAGCCAACCGTCTTTCGATTGCCACGGATCAATTATATGTCTATAGCGAAACAAACCTAGAAGAAATTTTGTCTGCGATTGATGAAATACAGCCTCAATTTGTAGTAATTGATTCCATCCAAACCGTTTATCATTCAGCGGTAACTTCTGCACCAGGAAGTGTATCTCAAGTTAGAGAATGTACGTCTGAACTAATGAGAATTGCTAAAACAAAAGGGATTGCTATTTTCATAGTTGGTCATGTAACAAAAGAAGGATCCATTGCTGGACCAAAACTGCTGGAACATATGGTAGATACTGTTCTTTATTTTGAAGGGGAAAGACACCATACATTTCGAATTATAAGAGCGGTGAAAAATAGATTTGGATCGACGAACGAAATGGGTATTTTTGATATGAAGGATACGGGACTTGAAGAAGTAGAAAATCCATCTGAAATCTTTTTAGAAGAACGTTCAAAAGGTTCATCAGGTTCAACCGTTGTTGCCTCGATGGAAGGTACAAGGCCAATGTTAGTGGAAATTCAGGCCCTAATAACGCCGACTAGTTTCGGAAACCCTAGGCGAATGGCTACGGGAACAGATCATAATCGGGTATCTCTTATAATGGCTGTTTTAGAAAAAAGGGTAGGGCTTTTACTTCAGAACCAAGATGCTTACCTGAAAGTAGCGGGTGGGGTAAAGCTAGATGAGCCTGCCATTGATTTGGCCATTGCGATAAGTATCGCTTCTAGCTTTAGAGACCAGCCAACCAACCCTGGCGATTGTTTTATTGGAGAAGTTGGGTTGACTGGGGAAATACGGAGGGTAACCCGGTTAGAAAATCGAATACAAGAAGCACATAAGCTAGGATTTCAACGAGTGATTGTGCCTAAATTTAATTTAGATTCTATTAAAATCCCACCAGGTATTAAAGTGGAGGGAGTCTCAACACTTCAGGAGGCGTTAAAAACAGCATTAGGAGGATAACATGGACGAGAAAAAGCTGGGCGACAAAAAATTAAGCGATATCTTACAGTTCATTGCTCCCGGAACACCTTTGCGAGAAGGGGTGGATAATGTACTACGAGCCAACACAGGTGGACTCATTGTAGTGGGATGTAATGAAAAAGTAGAAAGTGTTGTGGATGGAGGTTTTCATATTGACTGTACCTTCACTCCAAGCCATTTATACGAGCTTGCAAAAATGGACGGGGCTATTGTTTTAAACGAAACAGGTACCCGGATTCTCATTGCAAACGCCCAGCTATCTCCAGATCCGTCTATTCCTTCTGGTGAAACAGGGATGAGACACAGAACAGCAGAGCGTGTGGCCAGACAAACGAAAGCACTCGTTATTGCTATTTCCCAAAGAAGAAATGTTATCACACTCTACCAAGGTAGTTTTAGATATGCCTTAAGAGATATTTCAGTCATACTTACTAAGGCTAACCAGGCTGTTCAGACACTTGAAAAATATAAAGTAGTTTTAGAACAAAGTATTGCAAACTTAAGTATCTTGGAGTACGAGGAATTTGTAACCTATAGTGAACTATTACAAATATTGAAACATTTTGAAATGGTTTTACGAATCAAAAATGAGCTTGTAGCGTACTTGTATGAACTAGGAACGGAAGGTAGATTGATTAAATTACAAATGAATGAACTCGTATATGATCTTGAAGAGGAAGCAAAAATGATTATCAGAGACTATTCTTTTGATAAAAAAGTGAAACCTTCTGACGTTCTAAAACGTTTTCAAGATATAGTAGGTTCTGAAATGCTAGATGATACCCACTTGTTAAGATTGTTAGGGTATACAGGAATAATCCATCTGGACGAGGTCATTTATCCAAGAGGTTATCGAATCCTTAGCAAAATTCCAAGAATTCCCCCATTAGTGGTGGAAAATTTAATTCACTCGTTTAAAGGACTTCCTCATATTATCAATGCTTCAGTAGAAGAGTTAGACGATGTTGACGGAATTGGCGAGGTTAGAGCGAGGAAGATTAAAGAAGGACTGAAATTTATCAAAGAGCAATTATATGCAGACAGACAATTATAGCTCTGGAATGAATTTGACATTTTTTTGAAAGGGGTGCTAACCTAGAAATAATTACGTAATTAAGTCATTTATTGTATATTGGTATAACATTTCAATTTCGATTTCTTTACAATTTTAAGAAACCGTTGTAATAGAGCGTTTCAAAAATCTATTTTTGTTTATAATGTTTAAAAGGAGGTGAAGAAATGTTAAAACGAATTGTGCAAGCTTGTTTTATCATTACAGGGGTCACAATAGGTATCTTTTTTATTCCAACAGTTTTAACAGTTCTTGAACTAAGTGATGTTCGATTTATAGCGAATCCATATGCAACTGCCATTATAGGTGCTATTATTTTTTATCTTATTACTTTTTGGGCGGTTGATTATGTAGTGAATTTTGTGAAATGGGTTGAGGAATCACTCATTAAAGCCCCGATTACTGATATTTTATTCGGTAGTTTAGGTTTAATTGTAGGTCTATTTGTTGCCTTTTTAATTGGTTTTGCCCTGAATGCTATTCAAGTTCCTGTAGTAAATACAGTGGCTCCCATTTTACTAACTTTAATATTTGGTTACTTAGGTTTCCAGGTTGGATTTAAGAAAAGAGATGAATTGATGAGTCTCTTTACACAAGCAGGAAAATCTAAGAAAAAGGGACAAGAGCAAGACGATATGGCGGACATGGGGAAAGAATTTAAAATTTTAGATACGAGCGTCATCATTGATGGTAGAATTGCGGATATTTGCCAAACAGGCTTTTTAGACGGAACGATTATTATTCCTCAATTTGTTTTAGAAGAGCTTCAACATATTGCGGATTCATCCGACGTGTTAAAGCGTAATAGAGGTCGAAGAGGATTAGATATTTTGAATCGAATTCAAAAAGAACTATCGATTAAAGTAGAAATTTATGAAGGCGATTTTGAAGAGATCTCCGAGGTAGACAGTAAATTAGTGAAGCTAGCAAAGCTAATGAATGGATATGTTGTTACGAATGATTACAACTTAAATAAAGTTTGTGAATTACAGGGTGTATCCGTATTAAATATAAACGACTTAGCTAATGCTGTGAAGCCGGTTGTGCTTCCAGGGGAAGAAATAAACGTACAAGTTATCAAGGATGGAAAAGAGCAAAATCAAGGGGTTGCCTACCTAGATGATGGCACCATGATTGTTGTAGAAGAAGGTAGAAATTACATTGGAAAGCGCATTGATGTATTAGTAACAAGTGTTCTTCAAACATCTGCAGGTCGAATGATCTTTGCTAAACCAAAACTATTAGAAAAAGCCTTATAATTAAACAAGGGAGAGCGAGTCAGATGAGTTATGTAGTCATCATTCCTGCAGCTGGCAGTGGAAAACGAATGAATGCAGGGAAAAACAAGCTCTTTCTTTCTGTTCAAGAGGTACCGATTATTATTCATACCCTACGAGTGTTTGATTCAGATGAAACCTGTAAAGGAATATATTTAACCATTAACCCAGCTGAACGTGATATTTTTCAAGAACTCCTTACTGAGTATAAAATTCAGAAGGTAAAGAGACTCATTCCTGGAGGAAAAGAACGGCAGGATAGTGTGTATGAAGCTGTTAAAGTGATAGAGGAAGAAGGAATTGTTCTAGTACATGATGGGGCTAGACCTTTTATCCGTACAAACACTATTCGTGAATTAGTGGAAAAAGCGGCTGAAAAAAAAGCTGCAGTTGTTGCTGTTCCGGTTAAAGACACCGTAAAGAGGGTAGAAAATTTCCAAGTCGCAGAGACTTTAGACCGATCTAGCTTGTGGGCGGCCCAAACCCCACAAGCTTTTCATATTTCTTTATTAAAGAGAGCACATGAAATGGCGGAGCGGGACCAATTTTTAGGGACAGATGATACGAGCTTGGTTGAGCGTCTAGGAATTCCAGTTGCAATCATAGAAGGGGAATACGATAATATTAAATTAACAACGCAAGAAGACTTATATTTTGCGGAAGCGATTTATTTAAAACGAGAGAGAAGAAAAGAGGAAGACCATGTTTAGAGTTGGACAAGGGTTTGATGTTCATGCATTTGAACAAAATAGACCACTCATTATCGGAGGAATTACAATTCCATATGAAAAGGGATTAAAAGGGCATTCAGATGCTGATGTTCTACTGCATGCAATAAGTGATGCTATTTTAGGTGCCATTGGTGAGGGAGATATAGGAAAGCATTTTCCTGACACAGATGAAGCTTTCAAGGATGCAGATTCTGCTGAACTTCTAAAGCAAGTATGGAATCTTGTAAAAGAAAAAGGCTATAGCCTAGGTAACCTAGACTGTACCATTATTGCACAAAAACCAAAAATGGCTCCACATATCCCTGCAATAAATGCAAGAATAGCCGAGCTACTAGATGCCGATTTGGATCAAGTGAATACGAAAGCAACTACAACTGAAAAGTTAGGTTTTACAGGTAGAGAAGAAGGGATTGCAGCCCTAGCTGTAGTTTTTTTGACGAAGTCATAGCTTCTACCATCACGAAAAGGAAGTTAGGCTTTATCCTATACTGTGAACATGATAAAATACAAACGATATTGTAGAGTATTTAAAGGAGGCCTGTTTTAGGCTATGAAGGAAATTCGTGTACGTTATGCCCCAAGTCCAACAGGACATTTACATATTGGAAATGCTAGAACAGCACTGTTTAATTATTTGTATGCAAGAAACCAAAATGGTAAGTTTATTATTCGAATTGAAGATACAGACCAAAAGCGAAATGTAGAAGGTGGAGAAGAGAGCCAACTTACACATTTGAAGTGGTTAGGTATCGATTGGGATGAAAGCGTTGATGTTGGTGGGGAGTATGGCCCTTACCGCCAGTCCGAGAGAAATGAAATCTACAGCCGTTATTATAATGAGCTTCTTGAAAAAGGTCTTGCGTATAGATGTTATTGTACAGAAGAAGAACTTGAGGCGGAAAGAGAAGAACAAGCTAGCCGTGGAGAAACTCCTCAATATTCAGGAAAATGCCGCCATCTAACAGATGCGGACCGTGAACGTTTAGAATCTGAGGGTCGTAAGCCGAGTATTCGTTTCCTAGTACCAAAAGGAAAGGAATATCGTTTTAAAGATATGGTAAAAGATGAGGTCTCTTTTGAGTCTGAAGGGATTGGTGACTTTGTTATTGTAAAAAAGGATGGTATTCCAACCTACAATTTTGCAGTAGCAATTGATGATCACTTGATGGAAATTACACATGTCCTTCGTGGAGACGACCACATTTCAAATACACCCAAACAACTAATGATTTACGAAGCTTTTGGATGGGATGCTCCTGAATTTGGCCATATGACACTAATCGTAAATGAAAGCCGTAAGAAGCTCTCTAAGCGTGATGAGTCCATTATTCAATTTATTGAACAGTATAAAGAGTTGGGATATCTTCCAGAAGCGCTTTTTAACTTTATTGGCTTACTAGGTTGGTCTCCAGGTGGAGAGGAAGAAATCTTCTCTAAAGAGGAGTTCGTTGAGAAGTTCGACCCTAACCGTTTGTCCAAATCTCCAGCGCTATTTGACTCCCAAAAGCTGACTTGGATGAACAACCAATACATTAAGAAACTTGATTTAGATAAATTAGTAGAGCTTTCGGTACCACATTTGGTTAAGGCAAATAGAGTTTCTGAATCTAGGGATTCGACAGAGGATGCTTGGGTTCGAAAGCTAATTGCTCTATATCAAGAGCAAATGAGCTTTGGGGCAGAAATTGTTGAGCTTTCAGAGTTGTTCTTTAAGGATGAATTGTCGTATGATGAAGAGGCAAAGGCAGTTTTAGCTGAAGAACAAGTTCCAGAAGTACTCACTTCTTTTAAAGAAAAGATGGAAG
Protein-coding regions in this window:
- the nhaC gene encoding Na+/H+ antiporter NhaC codes for the protein MIHTKNVISPSFIEGICILIISLGVMSTSIIFLETVPHIPIISALIFLFLYGLVKKVPFKQMEQGVIKGAQTGLGAIFLFFMIGVLISSWMISGTIPTIMYYGFELATADFFYSMVFIICAIVGVSIGSAFTTAGTLGIAFIGIAGSTDASLPITAGAIISGAFFGDKMSPLSDTTNLASSIVHVDIFEHIKNMAWTTIPAFVLTTIVLAFLSPESQQIDLSAIHKFQSSLEETNLVHFYSLLPILLLIVLAMLKVNALATLAVSSITGLLISFIHLPLGMGEIFTILFNGYVSNTGLETIDHLLTRGGIDSMMFTISLVILALGLGGLLFTLGIIQSVLHGIKNWFKSRASTILTSVSCAFGVNLLVGEQYLSILLTGEAFADSYDQKGIDRKHLSRSLEDAGTVVNPLVPWSVCGVFLTGVLGVPTLEYLPYTFFCLLSPLFTIILGITGIGMRNQ
- a CDS encoding CtsR family transcriptional regulator encodes the protein MKNISDIIEEYLKKVLELSNHDVVEVKRSEIADKFQCVPSQINYVINTRFTIERGYLVESKRGGGGFIRIMKVTHQAHAQLIDHLMSHLQSKISQATAIDVIQRLLNERVITEQEAKIMVSVMDRSVLHIQLPERDELRARILRAMLTTLKYK
- a CDS encoding UvrB/UvrC motif-containing protein; its protein translation is MLCQECHQRPATLHLTKIINGEKTEVHLCEHCAQDKGDMMMFQGGPGFSVHHLLAGMLSGESGFPKSNKQHFDQPHGLKCDHCGLTYRKFSAIGKFGCAHCYESFKDSLQPVLRRLHGGNTVHSGKIPQRAGGTIHTKKKLQELKNHLKDLIGQEEFEKAAQVRDEIRALEKEINSASKGGEE
- a CDS encoding protein arginine kinase, with the protein product MSLEKFLNQVVSSWMSEEGPHSSFVLSSRIRLARNLKNHVFPIILSNEEAKSLVQELEQKILQSNKAPLPLELLRMDNLQPLQKRVLVEKHLISPNLAEDSAHGACLLSENEEVSIMINEEDHIRIQCLFPGLQLQQSLQLANTLDNWLEEKLDYAFDEEKGYLTSCPTNVGTGLRASVMMHLPGLVLTQQMNRLIPAISQLGLVVRGIYGEGSEALGNIFQISNQITLGKSEEDIVEDLTTVVTQLIEQERSSREALANQSGIQLEDRIFRSYGTLTHSRIIESKEAAKCLSDLRLGIDMGYIKDVSRNILNELMIITQPGFLQQYAGGPLRPHERDVKRAALIRERLKLESKG
- the clpC gene encoding ATP-dependent protease ATP-binding subunit ClpC — its product is MMFGRFTERAQKVLALSQEEAMRLGHSNIGTEHVLLGLVREGEGIAAKALYGLGLSPDKIQKEVENLIGRGKDQSQNIHYTPRAKKVIELSMDEARKLGHSYVGTEHILLGLIREGEGVAARVLNNLGVSLNKARQQVLQLLGSNEASGHQGSSHSSANTPTLDSLARDLTAIAREGSLDPVIGRGKEIQRVIEVLSRRTKNNPVLIGEPGVGKTAIAEGLAQQIVQNEVPEILRDKRVMTLDMGTVVAGTKYRGEFEDRLKKVMDEIRQAGNIILFIDELHTLIGAGGAEGAIDASNILKPSLARGELQCIGATTLDEYRKYIEKDAALERRFQPITVDEPSVDESVQILEGLRDRYEAHHRVSITDEAISAAVKLSDRYISDRFLPDKAIDLIDEAGSKVRLRSFTTPPNLKELELKLEEVRKEKDAAVQSQEFEKAASLRDSEQRLREQLEETKKAWKEKQGQENNEVTVEDIAAVVSSWTGIPVSKLAQTESDKLLNLEGILHSRVIGQDEAVKAVSKAVRRARAGLKDPKRPIGSFIFLGPTGVGKTELARALAEAMFGDEDAMIRIDMSEFMEKHSTSRLVGSPPGYVGYDEGGQLTEKVRRKPYSVILLDEIEKAHPDVFNILLQVLEDGRLTDSKGRTVDFRNTVLIMTSNVGAEALRRNKYVGFSVQDGEQDYKDMKGKVMEELKKAFRPEFINRIDETIVFHALEKPHLTEIVSLMSSQLTTRLKEQDILLELTDAAKAKIAEEGYDPEYGARPLRRAIQKHIEDRLSEELLKGQVLTGHKVIVDVQDGEFKVISQ